GATTTTTTAGGCTCAAGTCTAAATCAAAAAAAATCCGGCTTACCTGCATCAACCAAAATGGAATTAAAGGCATCTCGGATACCTGCCTTGTTGTCTGATCTGCTGAAATCAGAAATTCAAAAAAGTCAGCTACCAAAATCGCCATCCAAGGGATGAAGGCTAAATACCCCAGAACAGATGCTAATAGATAACCTCTAACGGTTTTAGTCAAGCGAAATTGTGCAGTTATAACTATATAAATTCCATGAGCAGCTGCTACAAATACACTCCACAAACATGTATAAAGACTCAGTGCCAAAGTGACTGTATAAATTCCCCAGGTAGTAAACTGGTCTGGGATTTGTTGTTTTTTTCCTAATTCATTATTGTCTTTTGATTCCAAACGTATTGCTCGTAGTAGTGCAGCACTAGATAAAATGAGCGTGACTAACCAAAGAATATATGCTCGTGCTTCTTGGGCATATATTAATTGAATAGGGGAGATTGCCATGAGCGCGATCGCGATACCCGGAAGGATTAACTGCTCATTAAATAATTCTCGGCATAACCAATAAACGCAAGGAAAAATCAACAAGCTGATTAAAGCAGATAAACTCCTAATAGCCGTCACAGAATTACCAAAAATTTCTAACCAAAATCTGGCAATTACATAATATAGTGGTGTATGCTGTGGGTCTTCTTTCGCCAAAGACATAATTGTATCGCTAACGCCTTTCTCAAAATTGGGACTTTGGAACTTAATAAAACTTTCTTGATTAATTACATGACCATTAAATATTTGCTGTTTAGCTTCATCTACTGTGTAACCTGAAATCCGTAATGATGTATAAGACTCATCGCGTGAGTAAATTTTGCCATCCAGTTTACAAAAACGAAACAATATACCCATTACTAATAAAACTATAATTAAAAACCGCAACCAACTGGGAAGGAGTGTAATATGCCGCATAATAATTTGTAATTAAAAGATATAAAACTCCTATTGTATTTTTGAAATATACGTAGGTGGGCATAGTTTACCCTACATCACTTCTGCTTTTTCACATATCATTTAGGATTCCTATAGGAAAAAAGCTCAATTTCAGTGAATTGAGTAACGCTATTATAGGTAAAATTTTATAAATAGACATTGAATATTTTTTATTATGCAAGTCACGCGAACCTTTTCTGGTACTTCTTGGGAAT
Above is a window of Nostoc sp. UHCC 0702 DNA encoding:
- a CDS encoding glycosyltransferase family 39 protein, with protein sequence MRHITLLPSWLRFLIIVLLVMGILFRFCKLDGKIYSRDESYTSLRISGYTVDEAKQQIFNGHVINQESFIKFQSPNFEKGVSDTIMSLAKEDPQHTPLYYVIARFWLEIFGNSVTAIRSLSALISLLIFPCVYWLCRELFNEQLILPGIAIALMAISPIQLIYAQEARAYILWLVTLILSSAALLRAIRLESKDNNELGKKQQIPDQFTTWGIYTVTLALSLYTCLWSVFVAAAHGIYIVITAQFRLTKTVRGYLLASVLGYLAFIPWMAILVADFFEFLISADQTTRQVSEMPLIPFWLMQVSRIFFDLDLSLKNPIRYLISIIFLILIGYAISFLCLTTNYKVWLFIVILMIVPAVPLILPDLISGGIRSDYEPYLMPSYLGMQIAVAYLLAMQINNGSLSHRITWQFILLLVIICGMVSCRVNYQAETWWSKGVSYNNAQVAKIINQTESPLLISNSVGINYGNLFSLSYLVESKVRFLLVQGQNIPNIPDGFSKVFLFNPSDSWRQQIVTKYNFQTEVIYKDDYYSLWQLIKPHIRQRVSFWKVESL